Proteins from a single region of Rhodospirillales bacterium:
- a CDS encoding CoA-acylating methylmalonate-semialdehyde dehydrogenase has protein sequence MVDQIRHFIGGVAVDGRSGRFAPVFDPASGDVRAHVPLADAGEVDAAVMAAKQAFPAWAAMPALSRARVMFRFKTLIEQHADELAALITAEHGKVASDARGSLMRGLEVVEFACGIPHHIKGEFSAGIGAGMDCFSLREPLGVCAGITPFNFPAMVPMWMFPLAIACGNTFVLKPSEKVPSCSLRLAELLSEAGLPAGVFNVLGGDAVAVKALLTHPQVRAVSFVGSTPVARRIYATAAAAGKRVQALAGAKNHMVVMPDADLDLAVEALMGAAYGSAGERCMAVSVAVAVGEVAEPLRERLATRVSTLKIGPGSDLDAEMGPLITAEHRARVAEMIGLGVREGADLVVDGRGLVLSGRENGFFLGGTLFDRVAPSMRIYQEEIFGPVLCIVRASDLASAIDLVNANRFGNGSAIFTHSGAAARAFTARVQAGMVGVNVAIPVPLAFHSFGGWKHSLFGDHAIHGAEGVRFYTRLKTVTSRWPDAAGDGDTASPGPETQTSETGGFAMPTLG, from the coding sequence ATGGTAGACCAGATCCGGCACTTCATCGGTGGCGTGGCCGTGGACGGTCGCAGTGGTCGCTTTGCGCCGGTGTTTGATCCAGCAAGCGGCGACGTGCGCGCCCACGTTCCGCTCGCCGACGCCGGCGAGGTCGATGCCGCGGTAATGGCTGCAAAACAGGCGTTTCCCGCCTGGGCGGCGATGCCGGCGCTCAGCCGCGCGCGGGTGATGTTCCGCTTCAAAACATTGATCGAGCAGCATGCGGATGAGCTCGCGGCGCTGATTACCGCCGAGCACGGCAAGGTGGCGAGCGATGCTCGCGGCTCGCTGATGCGCGGCCTCGAGGTTGTCGAGTTCGCCTGCGGTATCCCGCACCACATCAAGGGCGAGTTCTCCGCCGGCATCGGCGCCGGCATGGATTGCTTTTCGCTGCGCGAGCCGCTGGGCGTCTGCGCCGGCATCACTCCGTTCAATTTTCCGGCGATGGTGCCGATGTGGATGTTCCCGCTCGCCATCGCCTGCGGCAACACCTTCGTGCTCAAGCCGTCGGAGAAAGTGCCGTCCTGCTCGCTGCGCCTGGCCGAGCTCCTCAGCGAAGCGGGATTGCCGGCAGGCGTGTTCAACGTGCTCGGCGGTGACGCCGTGGCGGTAAAGGCGCTTCTGACCCACCCGCAGGTCCGCGCGGTGAGCTTCGTGGGCTCGACGCCGGTCGCCCGCCGCATCTATGCCACCGCCGCGGCCGCCGGCAAGCGCGTGCAGGCCCTTGCCGGGGCTAAGAACCACATGGTGGTCATGCCGGATGCCGATCTCGACCTCGCCGTCGAGGCGCTGATGGGAGCGGCCTACGGGTCCGCCGGCGAGCGTTGCATGGCGGTCTCGGTCGCGGTTGCCGTAGGCGAGGTGGCTGAACCGCTGCGTGAACGGCTCGCCACGCGCGTTAGCACGCTGAAGATCGGCCCCGGCAGTGATCTCGACGCCGAGATGGGCCCGCTGATCACCGCCGAGCACCGCGCCAGAGTAGCGGAGATGATCGGCCTCGGCGTCCGGGAGGGCGCGGATCTCGTCGTCGATGGCCGGGGGCTGGTTCTATCCGGCCGCGAGAATGGCTTTTTTCTCGGCGGCACGCTATTCGACCGGGTTGCGCCGTCGATGCGCATCTATCAGGAGGAAATCTTCGGGCCCGTCCTGTGCATCGTGCGGGCCTCCGACCTTGCGAGCGCCATCGATCTGGTCAACGCCAACCGCTTCGGCAATGGCTCGGCCATCTTCACCCACTCGGGTGCGGCGGCGCGCGCGTTCACGGCGCGGGTGCAGGCGGGAATGGTCGGCGTCAACGTTGCGATTCCGGTGCCCCTCGCCTTTCACAGCTTCGGCGGCTGGAAGCATTCGCTGTTCGGCGACCATGCGATCCACGGGGCCGAGGGCGTGCGCTTTTACACCCGCCTCAAGACCGTCACCAGCCGCTGGCCGGATGCCGCCGGCGACGGGGACACGGCCTCGCCGGGACCCGAGACGCAGACCTCCGAGACGGGCGGATTTGCCATGCCGACCCTCGGTTGA
- a CDS encoding calcium-binding protein, whose protein sequence is MASIKGTDGDDRILPGGVSAGVTGGVPSAVADRIDGRDGDDTIDGGSGGDTIFASDDNDSVRGGTGNDSIDAGKGNDAVDGGIGNDTIDGYLGDDTLLGGTGNDSIEASAGDDHIDGGDGNDTLTGGTYGGADTLIGGNGNDRIESANPFDADSVSGGIGNDTIYAGGRDQDTYHGDAGNDLFILKGTYDETELNGGTGLDTVSQTGGVVFSTFSKGANSIEVWNANGYSINGTYGGNDRLDFRGITLTGEKEINGQSGNDTIFGSTGGDSIDGGSGHDSLSGGAGNDTLSGGQYDNDTLDGGLGRDTVVYSSGVRWNINLAVGTATRGSETDTLIGIENVIGSSSDDTITGSAVANLLLGEGGDDTIYGGAGNDTISGGDGQDYLDGQAGIDTLDYSEAAGAGNITLAGHTATINGVTEQVFHFENAIGTAGINMMTGTNTANLLSGLNGADTLFGLGGDDTLIGGGAADRLVGGQGNDTYVVDALDTVVEAAGQGVDTVTSGTSYALGANLENLTLTGGAAINGTGNALANSITGNDANNSLSGLAGNDVLTGGAGNDTLAGGAGADTLIGGNGGDRLIGGIGVDTLVFTALTDSPPAGRDSIAGFDGVGVPGGDRIDLSAIDADFGTAGNQAFTFIGTAKFSHAGQVRVVDQGAVTLVQANVDADAAAELVIVIQDGTILASAYIAQDFIL, encoded by the coding sequence ATGGCAAGCATCAAGGGGACGGACGGGGACGATCGCATTCTTCCCGGCGGCGTTTCAGCGGGCGTGACGGGAGGCGTGCCGAGCGCGGTCGCCGATCGTATCGACGGCCGGGACGGAGACGATACGATCGACGGCGGCAGCGGCGGCGATACCATCTTCGCAAGCGACGACAACGACAGCGTGCGTGGCGGAACAGGCAACGATTCGATCGACGCCGGAAAAGGGAACGATGCCGTCGACGGTGGTATCGGCAACGACACCATTGATGGGTACTTGGGTGACGACACACTGCTTGGCGGCACCGGAAACGATTCGATCGAGGCGTCCGCCGGCGACGATCACATCGACGGCGGTGACGGCAACGATACGCTGACCGGTGGCACATACGGCGGCGCCGATACGCTCATTGGCGGGAACGGAAACGATCGGATCGAAAGCGCCAACCCGTTTGATGCGGACAGCGTTTCGGGTGGCATCGGCAACGATACGATCTACGCCGGGGGCCGCGATCAGGACACCTACCACGGCGACGCCGGTAACGATCTGTTCATCCTGAAGGGAACATACGACGAAACGGAACTCAATGGCGGGACCGGGCTCGATACCGTGAGTCAAACCGGCGGCGTCGTCTTCTCAACCTTTAGCAAGGGCGCGAACAGTATCGAGGTGTGGAACGCCAACGGATATTCCATCAACGGCACCTATGGTGGCAACGACCGCCTCGACTTCCGCGGCATCACACTCACCGGCGAAAAGGAAATAAATGGCCAATCTGGAAATGATACGATCTTCGGCAGCACCGGTGGCGATTCGATCGATGGTGGGAGCGGCCACGACTCACTGTCCGGAGGCGCCGGCAACGACACCTTGAGCGGCGGCCAATACGACAACGATACGCTCGACGGCGGTCTCGGACGCGATACGGTCGTCTACAGCAGCGGTGTCCGCTGGAACATCAACCTCGCCGTGGGAACGGCCACGCGCGGCTCGGAGACCGACACTCTGATCGGGATCGAAAACGTCATCGGCAGTTCGAGCGACGATACAATCACCGGCTCCGCGGTCGCCAATTTGCTGTTGGGCGAGGGCGGCGACGATACGATCTACGGCGGCGCCGGGAACGATACGATCTCGGGCGGCGATGGCCAGGACTACCTCGACGGGCAAGCCGGTATCGATACGCTCGATTATTCCGAGGCCGCCGGTGCGGGTAACATCACCCTGGCAGGTCACACCGCAACGATCAACGGTGTTACCGAGCAGGTGTTTCACTTCGAGAATGCCATCGGCACCGCCGGAATCAATATGATGACGGGCACGAACACCGCCAACCTGTTGAGCGGCCTCAACGGCGCGGATACCCTGTTTGGTCTTGGCGGGGACGATACATTGATCGGCGGCGGCGCGGCAGATCGCCTCGTCGGCGGTCAGGGCAACGACACCTACGTCGTCGATGCGCTCGATACGGTCGTCGAGGCGGCCGGCCAGGGCGTGGACACCGTCACCAGCGGCACCTCGTACGCCCTCGGCGCCAACCTCGAAAACCTGACGCTAACGGGAGGCGCCGCCATCAATGGCACCGGCAATGCGCTGGCCAACAGCATTACCGGCAACGACGCCAACAATTCACTGAGCGGGCTTGCCGGCAATGATGTCCTCACCGGCGGTGCCGGCAACGATACGCTGGCCGGCGGCGCGGGGGCGGACACGTTGATCGGTGGAAACGGCGGCGACAGGCTGATCGGCGGCATCGGGGTGGACACGCTCGTGTTCACCGCGCTCACCGACTCCCCGCCGGCGGGCCGTGACAGCATCGCTGGTTTCGACGGCGTTGGCGTTCCCGGCGGTGATCGGATTGATCTCTCCGCCATCGACGCCGACTTCGGCACGGCTGGCAATCAGGCCTTCACCTTCATCGGGACGGCCAAATTTTCTCACGCTGGCCAAGTGCGGGTCGTCGATCAAGGCGCTGTCACCCTCGTGCAGGCGAACGTCGATGCCGACGCAGCCGCCGAACTGGTCATCGTCATCCAGGACGGCACGATCCTGGCCTCGGCCTATATCGCACAAGATTTCATCTTGTAA
- a CDS encoding glycosyltransferase family 39 protein gives MSAPTTELIWAIVALTVVGLVGGLKLFTPFDGDQALFLYTAEVIDKGGVLYVDVWDLKQPGIFWFYLAGGRLFGFDSLGIKEFELVWMLAFALTLILCLRRTFRHPWLGSAAAIASIGSYYTFAGAQELTQVEMLVAFPMFLSCWMLVRRYRSGPQAHLARLVAGALAAVCVVFKLPYAPIFVVMVLLAIVDTADDRRPMTLLRTAFALGIPYTVGVAAVLLPVCLFLLQQGTLDALIWISFVFPFDSLQAAPVVAPFGRLLRDIKWYAVCLGSWLVFAVLPVLRALRRDEPALMRQMIVWIIVACLLIVVQFNAFWKYHFFLLFVPGAVLAARGIDLLLTRLTTASVPTLTGGGERQPPVRALSPAVLSLFLVLPAAGAMVVSFDAQSQAFYQMMFSSQRIGLEGYRRAVGKDYGWVAEKFASLRMPGGEPIYVLGNPLVYLVTQRAQALPIHGWSWEMLPPSYWAALPGQLAAAHPAYVFLGRFYRRMFPETPPYGPEVIAYLDANYDVVWDEEWTGRLYRRRSPPPDGGRAVPESSGRDGAAGRGASTGSMPGSVPIDSAPTGTVPR, from the coding sequence GTGAGTGCGCCTACGACCGAACTGATATGGGCGATCGTTGCGCTGACAGTGGTCGGCCTCGTCGGCGGTCTCAAGCTGTTTACCCCGTTCGACGGTGATCAGGCGCTGTTCCTCTATACCGCCGAGGTGATCGATAAGGGCGGTGTTCTCTACGTCGATGTCTGGGACCTCAAGCAGCCCGGGATTTTCTGGTTCTATCTCGCCGGCGGGCGGCTTTTCGGCTTCGATTCGCTCGGAATCAAGGAATTCGAACTCGTTTGGATGCTGGCCTTCGCGCTGACCCTCATCTTGTGTCTTCGCCGGACCTTCCGCCATCCGTGGCTCGGCAGCGCCGCGGCAATCGCATCGATCGGCAGTTACTACACCTTCGCCGGCGCGCAGGAACTTACCCAGGTGGAAATGCTCGTCGCGTTTCCGATGTTCCTGTCCTGCTGGATGCTGGTCCGGCGTTATCGAAGTGGTCCGCAGGCGCATCTCGCGCGACTGGTGGCGGGGGCGCTCGCCGCCGTCTGCGTCGTCTTCAAGCTGCCGTACGCGCCGATCTTCGTGGTCATGGTACTGCTGGCGATCGTCGATACCGCCGACGATCGCCGGCCGATGACACTGCTGCGCACCGCGTTCGCGCTCGGCATCCCCTATACCGTGGGCGTTGCCGCGGTCCTACTGCCGGTCTGCCTTTTCCTCCTGCAGCAAGGCACGCTCGACGCGCTGATCTGGATCAGCTTCGTCTTTCCGTTCGACTCGCTTCAGGCGGCGCCGGTGGTCGCGCCTTTCGGACGCTTGCTCCGCGACATCAAGTGGTACGCCGTCTGTCTCGGTTCCTGGCTGGTGTTCGCCGTCCTACCGGTGCTGCGCGCTCTGCGTCGCGACGAGCCGGCGCTCATGCGCCAGATGATCGTTTGGATCATCGTTGCCTGCCTGCTGATCGTCGTGCAGTTCAACGCGTTCTGGAAGTATCATTTCTTCTTGCTGTTCGTGCCCGGCGCGGTGCTTGCCGCACGAGGGATCGACCTGCTGCTGACCCGTCTCACCACAGCGTCAGTGCCGACGTTAACGGGGGGTGGGGAGCGCCAGCCGCCTGTGCGCGCGCTTTCGCCGGCGGTATTGTCCTTGTTCCTGGTCTTGCCGGCGGCGGGGGCGATGGTCGTATCGTTCGATGCGCAGAGCCAGGCTTTCTACCAGATGATGTTTAGCAGCCAGCGCATCGGCCTCGAAGGCTACCGCCGTGCCGTCGGCAAGGACTACGGATGGGTTGCCGAAAAGTTCGCCTCGCTGCGCATGCCTGGTGGAGAGCCGATCTACGTGCTCGGCAATCCGCTCGTCTATCTCGTCACCCAAAGGGCGCAGGCCTTGCCGATCCACGGCTGGTCGTGGGAGATGTTGCCGCCGTCGTACTGGGCGGCATTGCCCGGGCAGCTGGCCGCGGCGCATCCGGCCTATGTTTTTCTCGGCCGGTTCTACCGGCGGATGTTCCCGGAAACGCCGCCCTATGGGCCGGAGGTCATCGCCTACCTGGACGCGAATTACGACGTCGTCTGGGATGAAGAATGGACCGGCCGGCTCTATCGCCGGCGTTCGCCGCCGCCCGACGGCGGTCGCGCTGTTCCCGAGTCCTCGGGTCGCGACGGCGCGGCGGGGCGGGGAGCCTCGACCGGAAGCATGCCTGGGAGCGTACCAATCGACAGCGCGCCGACGGGGACCGTCCCGCGCTGA
- a CDS encoding type 1 glutamine amidotransferase: MRFLVFQHIALEHPGSFRDFMRTDGIAWDAVELDAGEPIPSLTGGGGYDALIVMGGPMDVWEEAAFPWLAAEKAAIHTWVDAGRPFLGVCLGHQLLADALGGRVERMDAPEVGICSVDLADPHDPLFTGIATPFACLQWHGSAVTALPPGGQIVAGNAACAAQAMRVGSRAYGVQFHVEVTPATVPEWVAIPAYARSLDTALGAGGRARFETAAAERMPAFNAAARTVYENFKQLV; this comes from the coding sequence ATGAGGTTCTTGGTTTTTCAGCACATCGCGCTCGAACATCCCGGTAGTTTTCGCGATTTCATGCGGACCGACGGCATCGCCTGGGATGCGGTCGAACTTGACGCCGGCGAGCCGATTCCGTCGCTGACCGGCGGCGGTGGCTACGATGCGCTGATCGTCATGGGCGGTCCGATGGATGTTTGGGAGGAAGCGGCGTTTCCCTGGCTTGCGGCGGAGAAGGCGGCGATTCATACCTGGGTCGATGCCGGACGACCATTCCTCGGCGTCTGCCTCGGCCACCAGCTTCTCGCCGATGCACTCGGTGGGCGCGTCGAGCGGATGGACGCACCGGAGGTCGGCATTTGTTCCGTCGACCTCGCCGATCCGCATGATCCCCTGTTTACCGGTATCGCCACGCCGTTCGCGTGCCTGCAATGGCACGGCAGCGCGGTGACCGCACTGCCGCCGGGCGGGCAGATCGTCGCCGGCAACGCCGCCTGTGCCGCCCAGGCGATGCGCGTCGGGTCTCGCGCTTACGGTGTTCAGTTCCACGTCGAAGTCACGCCGGCGACCGTGCCGGAATGGGTGGCCATTCCCGCTTACGCCCGCTCGCTGGATACGGCGCTGGGCGCGGGCGGCCGGGCGCGCTTCGAGACCGCCGCCGCCGAACGCATGCCGGCGTTCAACGCCGCTGCCCGCACGGTCTACGAGAACTTCAAGCAGCTTGTGTGA
- a CDS encoding DNA/RNA non-specific endonuclease: protein MMDNPVDGLGDSAAPVRILSPAPGDQSESSITLREEQQAGAAERAKAYAGSLADQTRARKIAPNEIDEGRMRFTRPEDGLGLERILGRSDLVPINYLEFGQRAARTVCHIQIRLPNGAMVGHATGFLVAPCLLLTNNHVFPTAQMATRSLAEFDFEDDIAFNPRPTKLFRLRPEELFFTSRTLDFSFVAVAPTANDGTPLSTYGNLRLAGDPDKLMNGEYVSIIQHPQGNSKQAALRENQVIWGDANFLHYETDTQPGSSGAPVFNDQWYVVALHHAGVPRTDAAGNTLKTDGQPLQQGEPEDLVDWIANEGVRISRIFRALAESGDAAAAAALARLRSVAGGPLVSPIFMPPSAAVPAGTATSSSTGALAIPAPPAATLKPMADAVLPHVAASQPSKVIDSTAIAVGPMTANAIGSALPRSMAPAIPAAVAGAMAAASLPEARVITPPASDAALYTDRGGYREDFLGAAAGMRVPLPRVGEREQLLLYANFSIIFSLDRRLARMTAVNIDGPSWQSIPRRRPDTWSYDPRLDVAAQAGRTLYDGTRFDYGHLVRRQDACSGDVAAEAERDTFHLTNAAPQDHALNIGPWNNLEDHVLDTIRMTRTRVTVLTGPVFRAGDPMARGVLIPQDFFKIAVYADDGGALAAAGWVQHQPDGTAGEEVAPQFLGRFPMWQLPIARIAEMTGLDLGPLVAADALASLRGQEASMGMTALPIASADDLVL, encoded by the coding sequence ATGATGGACAATCCCGTCGACGGTCTCGGAGATTCTGCGGCACCGGTTCGTATCCTCAGCCCCGCCCCCGGCGATCAGAGCGAGAGTTCGATCACGCTGCGCGAGGAGCAGCAGGCCGGAGCGGCCGAGCGAGCGAAGGCGTATGCCGGCAGCCTCGCCGACCAGACCCGCGCGCGCAAGATTGCGCCGAACGAAATCGATGAAGGGCGGATGCGCTTCACCCGCCCCGAGGACGGCCTGGGGCTCGAGCGCATCCTCGGTCGCAGCGACCTCGTCCCGATCAACTATCTTGAGTTCGGCCAGCGTGCCGCGCGCACGGTCTGCCATATCCAGATCCGTCTGCCGAACGGTGCGATGGTCGGGCATGCCACCGGCTTTCTCGTCGCCCCCTGCCTGCTGCTTACCAACAATCACGTCTTCCCGACGGCGCAGATGGCGACGCGTAGCCTTGCCGAGTTTGATTTCGAAGACGACATCGCCTTCAATCCGCGGCCGACGAAGCTGTTCCGCCTGCGGCCGGAGGAATTGTTCTTCACCAGCCGCACCCTCGATTTCAGCTTCGTCGCCGTGGCGCCCACGGCCAACGACGGCACGCCGCTCTCAACCTACGGGAACCTGCGTCTGGCCGGTGATCCCGATAAGCTGATGAACGGCGAATATGTCAGCATCATTCAGCACCCCCAGGGCAACAGTAAGCAGGCGGCGCTGCGCGAGAACCAGGTAATCTGGGGCGACGCCAACTTCCTTCATTATGAAACAGACACGCAGCCGGGCAGTTCCGGCGCGCCCGTCTTCAACGATCAGTGGTACGTTGTCGCACTGCACCATGCCGGCGTGCCGCGAACCGATGCGGCCGGCAATACACTGAAGACCGACGGACAGCCGCTGCAGCAAGGTGAGCCCGAAGACCTTGTCGACTGGATCGCCAACGAGGGCGTGCGCATCAGCCGCATATTCCGCGCGCTGGCCGAATCGGGCGATGCTGCCGCGGCTGCGGCTCTGGCGCGACTGCGCTCGGTTGCCGGTGGTCCGCTGGTCTCTCCGATCTTTATGCCGCCTTCCGCCGCTGTTCCGGCCGGCACGGCAACCAGTTCATCCACGGGCGCTCTGGCGATCCCGGCGCCGCCGGCCGCAACGCTCAAGCCGATGGCTGACGCGGTGTTGCCGCACGTGGCGGCTTCCCAGCCGTCAAAGGTGATCGATTCGACGGCGATTGCCGTGGGTCCGATGACAGCGAACGCGATTGGATCGGCGCTCCCCCGGAGCATGGCCCCGGCGATTCCCGCGGCGGTGGCGGGGGCGATGGCTGCGGCGAGTCTGCCCGAGGCACGCGTGATCACGCCGCCCGCGTCCGATGCCGCGCTTTACACGGATCGCGGCGGATATCGCGAGGACTTTCTCGGCGCGGCGGCGGGCATGCGCGTTCCCCTGCCGCGTGTCGGCGAGCGGGAGCAGTTGTTGCTCTATGCCAATTTCTCGATCATCTTCAGCCTCGATCGTCGTCTTGCCCGGATGACGGCGGTCAATATCGACGGTCCATCCTGGCAGAGCATACCCCGCCGTCGGCCGGATACGTGGTCCTATGATCCGCGCTTGGATGTGGCGGCGCAGGCCGGCCGTACCCTTTATGACGGGACGCGCTTTGATTACGGCCATCTCGTCCGCCGACAGGACGCCTGTTCCGGCGACGTCGCCGCCGAAGCGGAGCGCGATACTTTCCACCTCACCAACGCCGCACCGCAGGACCACGCGCTGAACATCGGTCCGTGGAATAACCTTGAAGACCATGTGCTCGATACCATCCGCATGACGCGCACACGTGTGACAGTGCTGACGGGGCCGGTCTTCCGCGCGGGCGATCCGATGGCGCGCGGTGTGCTCATTCCGCAGGACTTCTTCAAGATCGCCGTCTATGCCGACGACGGCGGCGCACTGGCAGCGGCGGGCTGGGTGCAGCATCAGCCGGACGGGACGGCGGGAGAGGAAGTCGCGCCCCAGTTCCTCGGCCGCTTCCCGATGTGGCAGCTACCGATTGCCCGCATCGCCGAGATGACTGGCCTCGACCTCGGACCGCTGGTTGCCGCCGACGCCCTCGCAAGCCTGCGCGGGCAGGAGGCGAGCATGGGGATGACGGCCTTGCCGATCGCGTCTGCCGACGATCTCGTGCTCTGA
- a CDS encoding DUF2278 family protein, with translation MPLANYQVLAGPVTDLAIDADSSPHVEVRIETEGLPHRIAVNVQSNSGSAPLLYRRIDDFDHPVLAGLAALPLGYTDLRTPQTRALALDYVRGTQGRLLLARDDMRAVPFQASGPRNDLREFLMELLESARDTQGALVYAFGERFPLAGEENDPRNTAPDPYFGFRPQRGIHDIHMNQGNPEPRYRGDNGVAQDGALFVRMGGRWTAIFLAFQTQSWETDSSGNPLASRPDPRQPVQRQPNHDAPVQIIAALVNAAGREEGNETVTVFNRGDAAVVLDGWSIGDDDGRRAPIAGSLPAGESLRFRLPDAPDAPRLANRGGEILLIDDAGTTVHSVAYTTADLGPEGWSVLF, from the coding sequence ATGCCGCTCGCAAACTATCAGGTTCTCGCGGGTCCTGTGACCGATCTGGCGATCGACGCCGACAGCAGCCCGCATGTCGAGGTGCGCATCGAGACAGAAGGCCTGCCTCACCGGATCGCGGTCAATGTGCAGTCGAACTCCGGCAGCGCTCCCCTGCTCTACCGGCGGATCGATGACTTCGACCATCCGGTCCTTGCCGGCCTCGCCGCGCTACCGCTGGGCTATACCGACTTGCGCACACCGCAAACGCGCGCGCTCGCCCTCGATTACGTGCGTGGCACCCAGGGCCGTCTCCTTCTCGCCCGTGACGATATGCGCGCCGTTCCGTTTCAAGCTTCCGGACCGCGCAACGATCTGCGCGAGTTCCTCATGGAATTGCTGGAGAGCGCACGCGATACGCAAGGTGCGCTGGTCTACGCCTTCGGTGAACGCTTTCCGCTCGCCGGCGAGGAGAACGATCCGCGCAATACCGCGCCCGATCCCTACTTCGGCTTTCGCCCACAGCGCGGCATTCACGACATTCATATGAACCAGGGCAATCCCGAGCCGCGATACCGCGGCGATAACGGCGTGGCTCAGGACGGCGCGCTGTTCGTCAGGATGGGCGGGCGATGGACAGCGATATTCCTCGCCTTCCAGACCCAGAGCTGGGAGACGGATTCGTCCGGCAACCCGCTGGCCAGCCGCCCCGATCCGCGCCAGCCGGTCCAGCGTCAGCCCAATCACGACGCACCGGTCCAGATCATCGCCGCGCTGGTCAATGCGGCCGGACGCGAGGAAGGCAACGAGACGGTCACCGTGTTCAACCGCGGCGACGCCGCAGTCGTGCTCGACGGCTGGTCGATCGGTGACGACGACGGCCGCAGGGCGCCGATCGCGGGCTCGCTTCCGGCCGGCGAGAGCCTGCGCTTCCGCCTACCCGACGCGCCGGATGCGCCCCGTCTCGCCAACCGTGGCGGCGAAATTCTGCTTATCGACGATGCGGGAACGACCGTGCATTCCGTCGCTTACACCACAGCCGATCTCGGCCCGGAAGGCTGGTCGGTCCTCTTCTAG
- a CDS encoding PIG-L family deacetylase translates to MDPANPYRSFVAGIAAGLAAGAAITTPWPMRPCGAAAAMTAGIGLLFSPHPDDECLTGGLALRLRREAGMRIINVAATLGSERSARSRRRGELARACAVLAFATIIPGEDGFEDINPVARAQGSRQWSAAVDAVARILVDHQPEIIVVPHGADGHATHIGTHHLVFDALAILPAAFRCRVIETEYWSPMTQPNLMVESSIDDVADLIAALAQHAGEVARSPYHLTLPAWMIDNVRRGAETIGGWRARARPFVFATLYRASMWSDGRLQPCQTTKRMIAADADITQVLRA, encoded by the coding sequence GTGGACCCCGCCAATCCTTACCGCTCCTTCGTCGCCGGCATCGCCGCCGGGCTCGCCGCCGGTGCCGCGATCACGACGCCGTGGCCGATGAGACCGTGTGGCGCCGCCGCCGCGATGACCGCCGGGATCGGGCTTTTGTTCTCGCCGCATCCGGACGATGAATGCCTCACCGGCGGGCTCGCCCTGCGACTGCGCCGCGAAGCCGGCATGCGCATCATCAATGTCGCGGCCACGCTCGGCAGCGAGCGCTCGGCGCGTTCCCGGCGGCGGGGCGAACTCGCCCGTGCCTGTGCCGTCCTCGCGTTCGCAACGATCATTCCTGGCGAAGATGGCTTCGAGGATATCAACCCTGTCGCCCGGGCGCAGGGCAGCAGGCAATGGTCGGCCGCCGTCGACGCGGTGGCGCGGATCCTCGTCGATCACCAGCCGGAGATCATCGTCGTACCCCACGGTGCGGACGGCCATGCCACCCACATTGGCACCCATCATCTGGTGTTCGACGCCCTGGCGATTCTCCCCGCCGCGTTTCGCTGCCGGGTGATCGAAACAGAATACTGGAGCCCTATGACGCAGCCCAACCTGATGGTCGAATCGTCGATCGACGACGTCGCCGATCTGATCGCCGCCCTCGCGCAGCACGCGGGCGAGGTCGCGCGCAGCCCTTATCACCTGACCTTGCCGGCGTGGATGATTGATAACGTCCGGCGCGGTGCCGAGACCATCGGCGGCTGGCGTGCCCGCGCGCGCCCCTTCGTCTTCGCCACGCTCTATCGCGCGTCGATGTGGAGCGATGGCCGCCTGCAACCCTGTCAGACGACCAAAAGGATGATCGCCGCCGACGCCGACATCACCCAGGTTCTGCGCGCCTGA